The window tagaactgcagataataatcctatgggtatgtctccgtataaaatggtttatggaaaagcatgtcacttacctctcgaacttgaacataaggcatattcggccattaaagagctcaattatgatttcaaacttgccggtgagaagaggttatttgacattagctcacttgatgaatggagaacacaggcctatgagaatgccaaactgtttaaagaaaaaattaaaagatggcatgacaaaaggatacaaaagcgtgagtttaatgtaggtgattatgttttgctattcaactctcgtttaagattttttgcatgacaacttctctctaaatgggaaggcccttacgttatcgaggaggtctatcgttctggtgccataaaaattaacaacttcgaaggcacaaatccgaaggtggtgaacggtcaaagaatcaaacattatatctcaggtaatcctataaatgttgaaactaatgttattgaaaccgtgaccccggaggaatacataagagacactttccagaatgtttcagactccgaataggaataggtatgtggtacgttaagtaaaccgactccaaaacagttgtaatagcatttttctccgttttggaatatttaagaatataggaaaataagaagtagtccggaaaggacacgaggcatccacgagggtggagggagcgccctaccctcctgggagcgccccctgcctcgtgggcacctcgtgtgctctccggactccgttttcttgcaagaTACTTCTTTtggccggtaaaaattcattatataatctccggaAGGTTTTGACCAACGTATCACGCACAAATCTtctatctttgtttcgagctgttttttttgacagatctagggcaccatgacgtcttcaagcactCCCAAGGATAAGTTTTtggagagggtcatcaacccctatctcgcagagttgctgcatcaccctcaaaccattgagatgcgtgagggggtgatgcacatccgcgatgtggagggaccaaggagtaccgtaagcgtggagacaaagctcgaagcgatcgacacaacaagttttcaagtgccaagggatggtggagcgtggacttaacgctaaccagatgatgatcacggagttcaccaacaaccacaagctagacgccaagaacattggggagaccatcttcaagcttcatgagaaaatcgagcacctccaagcccagatctatggcctgcaaaaccaaaactgtgagtatgaatatagattcaagaggatgagtttggctgcagatttgaggatctcggagactcgatcatccttctatgatggtcagcctatgccttggaagacggacggcaaacctacatcatcaacaactccttcttcatcacctccaAGGAACTAATTACATGggtaacatgggtatgggcactccccttggcaactgccaagcttgggggaggtgccccggtattgtatcaccatcacactcctatctttaccgtttttcttaattcgatccttttggtaatatcttggtctagtagaataaagttttggtatgaattagttttgagttttgctttgtgatccctctatgtaatcgcgagttcttgagctatatataataaagattagtgttgagtcaagggctttgctatcttgctatgaacttaagtgcataaaagagtgaaataaaagagatcatattgatcttatggacaaTAATGACTTCATATATAGAGAGTATGagccttaaaagttgttgagagttggcaaacatagttttggtcatcattgcaattaataggaagtaataaagaaagagaggttttcacatataaatatactatcttggacatcttttatgattgtgagcactcattaaagtatgacatgataaagagttgatcttggacaaggaagacaacgtaatgggttatgttttctcacatctcagttaaactatattgtcatggatcattcaaatatgttgagcttgcctttccccctcatcctatccaaattccttgcaccaagtagagatactacccgtgcttccaaatatccttaaacccatttttgccatgagagtccatcatacctacctatggattgagtaagatcattcaagtaagttgtcatgttgcatgcaataaaaattgctctctaaatatgtatgccttattaatgtggagaaaataagctttatgaataaaagcgacagactgcataataaaggttcatatcacaagtggcaatataaagtgacgttcttttgcattaagattccatgcatccaaccaaaaagcacatgacaacctctgcttccctctgcgaagggcctatcttttactttatgtcttttacattatgcaagagtcaaggtcatcttcacctttcccttttacattttatcctttggcaagcacctcgtgttggaaagattctgATATATACATCCAatgggatgtaagttagcatgaactgttattgttgacattacccttgaggtaaaaggttgggaggcaacacaataaaaccctatctttctctgtgtccgattaaaactccagaaccataagtattgcgtgagtgttagcaattatggaagaCAAAATGATagttggacttgttgaaaagctcttatgttgaatctttcctatgttatgataaattccaattgcttcaatgactgagattatagtttggctAGTTCTCAATGAaatttctgaatcatacttgacattgtgaatagattgttacttgagcataacaaatcatatgacaaaatatatatgtatgttgctgttataagaatgatcatgatgccctcatgtccgtattttatttttatcgacacctctatctctaaaaacgtggacatattcttcgatatcggcttccgcttgaggacaagcgaggtctaagctttggggagttgatacgtccattttgcatcatgcgtttatatcgatatttattgcattatgggctgttattacacgttatgtcacaatacttatggatattctctctcattttacaaggtttacatgaagagggagaatggcggcagctgggattctgggctggaaaaggagtaaatattggaaacctattctgcgcagctccaaaagtcctgaaactccacggaagtcatttttggaattaatgatgaaTATTCAGTGGAAGAAATACCTaacgggggccacccaccgtccacgacggtggggggggggcgccaccctgccttgtgggccacctggcagccctcctgtgcccatcttctgctatatgaagtccttTACCCTGAAAAAAAACATATAAGCAAGCttatcggacgaaactccgccgccatgaggcggaaccttgctggaaccaatctagggctccgacggagctgttctgccggggaaacttccctccgggagggagaaatcaccaatgatcctctcatcgggagggggtcaatctccatcaacatcttcactagcaccatctcctctcaaactctagttcatctcttgtatccaatctttgtatcaaaacctcagattggtacctgtgggttgctagtagtgttgattactccttgtagttgatgctagttggtttatttggtggaagaacatatgttcagatccttaatgcatattaacatgcctctgattatgaatatgaatatgctttgtgagtagctacgtttgttcccgaggacatgggtgaagtcttgctattaatagtcatgtgaatttggtattcgttcgatatttcgatgagatgtatctTGTCTGTCCtcaagtggtgttatgtgaatgtcgactacatgacacttcacaattgtttgggcctagaggaagacattgggaagtaataagtagatgatgggttgctagagtgacagaagcttaaacccgagtttataagttgcttcgtaaggggctgatttggatccatctgtttcatgctatggttaggtttaccttaatacttcttttgtagttgcggatgcttgcaataggggctaatcataagtgggatgcttgtccaagaaagggcagtaaccaagaaccgttccacccacatatcaaattatcaaagtaacgaacgcgaatcaaatgagtgtgatgaaaactagcttgacgataattcccatgtgtcctcgggagcgcttttctcattataagaacttgtccaggcttgtcctttgctacaaaaaggattgggccaccttgctgcaccttatttactttcattgcttgttacccgttaccaattatcttatcacaaaactatctgttacctacaatttcagtgcttgcagagaataccttactgaaaaccgcttgtcatttccttctgctcctcgttgggttcgacactcttacttatcgaaaggactaagatagatcccctacacttgtgggtcatcacctgtaCACGCCAGCTATTGACCATTTTTGCCCATCAGTCTCGCTTCTGACCGTTCTCGAGACAGATGTAGCCACGTTGCCATTGGTTCGGCCGTTAACTCATGATCATCAACGCAAGCAATTAGAATTCCCCCTCTCGATCCAACCATTGGCAGGGTGAGGAAGTTGTCCCCAAATCTCGGCCCTAGAGCTTCAATCACCATGCTCCTGCTCATGTCCCATATCTTGATTTCTTGCAGACAAACTATATTGCAGTTTAGGCCAACCACAAAGAGTTGCACATCCCTCCTCTTGGCAGGGTTATTCAGCCGCCTCACATTCCAATTCAGAATAGTAAAATCCATAAATCAAACAAACAACACTCAACTCTGATACTGGCACCCGCTTGGAGCGCCTTGCTACGATCATGCAACATGGAAGTAGCGACCCAAGCTACGCTCCACATCAGGAGCACCAACCACATCTGACGTGTCGCTTCACCACACCCAATACAGGGAGAAAATAAGAACACTATCATAATGAACCTGAGCACCAATACATCTAGTGAGCCTCCCCAGTAAGGCGCTGATCATTTGGCCCTGCCCGCTGACCCCCCTTGTTCTTGTGCTTCTTGTGCCCATCTGCATCGATCAGCGACTCCACTTATGCAATGAAGTTGCTAGGCAGTGGTTTCCTGTAGAGCTCTCTGTACTTTTGCAGATCCATCGCTGGTGTAGAGGTTCGGAGGGCTTCTTCTTGCGAGATGCCGCTCTTCTTGAGGAGGACCAGCTTCACGTTATCCATCGTGGATAGGCCGGCTGTTGGATTGCCAGCCAGCTGTCCACTGCTTCTTTTGACAGGCGCTTCCGCCCGGACGCTTGCcagattgccgccaccagccgatgtCTAGAGTAGAGTAGGGGGTGGGGAAGAAGAGCAGGCGATGAGAAACATCGTCAGTGGGTCTGTGACCGTGCTACAGTCCCCCCATCTCATTTAGCCCAGACGCAGCCTCCTTGCTTGCTTCCATACCGTCAGCCCGCAACCCATCTTGAAGTAAACCACCATCACTTGTATAGTGGAGCCCATTGGGGGGCAGCAACTCATTTGTTGGGCCTTCCCGCGATGAGTGTGGCCCAAAGAGTTTCGCCTGCTTACTCGTTTTCTCGGTCAACCGCCAGTCGCCCGCCTCCCTCTCCATCTACATGCTTGGACCCACGCTAAGTAGCGCACATGCACGAATGGCCGAAACTAGATGAGAAAGGCCATGCACGTTGCCCATCTTGCCTCTGGGCATCGTCCCCCCTTCCGCATCCTGCCTGGCTCCTTTTTTTCGCTCTGCACCGTATCAGCGCCCTGCTCCCACTCGGTCgcgttcaaatcatgcaaacttTCACAACCAGGGGACGGCAGCCCCTCTTCCACTCCATCTGACCCACCCCATCCATTCCATTTTTTGTTGTCGTCTCCTCTACCACCGTTAGCTTCTCTGGCCACTGGGCAATGAGGCCCAGCGCACCGCCCGGGCAAGCAAATGGATCCACACCAGTAGTCTCGCCATCCACCGTATCGATGAGTGGCGGCACCACCGCATCGATCGTCGGCTGACTGGCGTGCCTCCGACCGCCAGCACCCCCGCCGTTTGTCGTCCCACCCCCACCCTGTTGAGCTCATCCTCGTGCAAACCCACACTTGCCTGCCTGTAGCCACTGCCGCTTCCTTACGTCCGCCTTCCTCCGCCGCCACCCCTGCCACCAGCATCATTGAACCGGAGCCTTGAATGCGCCGAAGCCCTGGGCGGTGGCAGTGGGAAGAGGCCATCTTCATAGTTGAGGTACCACCTATACCCCCATCGACATGGCCATGGCTCCACCGCACTATCCTCCGAGGGCAGACCACTGATCCCGCTGCCGCATCTCATCCCACTGTCCGGGCTGGAATCCGGTGGGCAAGTGAAGTCCACCACATGGTCAAGGTGGATGAGCACTGGATGCCCAAACATGTCCACCTGTCCCAAGCGTTGCGGCACCTCCTTGAGGATGTTGAGGTCAGGGAAATGCATCCCGGGCGAGCCCCTCTCCGGTGGCTCCTCCAGATGCAGCACGCCTCTCGTCTTGAGCTTCCCTACTACATCCATCCATACCCATAGCCTGAAGCATCCAGTCTCTTCTTCCCTTCGCACCTCATGGTCGATCACGTCGATGAGCATGGAGGGATCAGACAAGGATGCTACAGACTCGATGTCCCACACGTGCTCCGGGCACCCCTTCTAGGCGGACCCACACCTTGTAGAGCATCTTGGCCGGTGACGACGCGCGTCTGAACCGCGACCGTGGCGCCACCATGAGCGACATCCGCCCGAGCACGAGCGGCCCATGGCCAGCAAGCACTCTGTCGCGGACCGCCGCATCATCAAAGATGAGCAGGAGTTCACCCAGGGCCCTCTGCGACACTTTCACCGCCTCTTCCTGGATGCAGAACCTCATCGCAATCCCCCTCTTGATGTCGACGACCTCGAACCGCTGCGGTGATCCCACAACCACCGCCACCACTGCACACTGGGTAAGCCTCCTCTCCGCCTCCGCCTGGCCCGCCATCCTCCTCGCCGTTGCAATGACCAGGCCCCGCCTAACCTCGGGGTCGGCCGCCGGATCCTCCATTGGTGCGCGAACCACGGAGCTTGGAATCAGTGTACAAAGTTACAGCCCCTCGACAATGTAGATGTATGTGCAGTTAAAAACTGGCACACTTGTAATGCAATCAGTGTACAAAAATACAGTCCCTCGACAACGTAGATGTATGTGCAGGTAAAATCTAGAGCGGATAAATTTGTACAACTCTGTTTCACTACAAAACTAGCACAATCTCAAACAGTAAATATGAGCTAAATCGACGTACATCCCATTAAGTTCAGTCACAACATATCCACCACAGAAATCCATGTTTGCATCAAGTTAAGGAGAATCAAAAGCGACCCGGTTCATTGTTTTTCCCAATAATAAATACTGGATCATTGTTTTTCCTCATACAGATCATTGGTTTTCCCAAGACAAGGGGCAGAAGAGATGGATTTGGGACGTTGTATTGATCTTTGCATGCTGCCAGGATCCAGTCTTAGTGCAAGTTTAGGGCGTACGAGAGTTCTTCGTCTCTATCCGCAGACCGCCGCCATGCATGGTGATCGGGAACGTGGGTTTCGCACGTCTGGTCTGTGGAGGGGTGCCCTTGCAAATCTGCACGATTAACTTACGGACGTATAGGACCGGAGGCGGGCGGCTTAGTACAAAAAATTCCTACGACTAAGCACACACACAGAAATGAAATCGGATGATTGGGAACGAGAGTATATAGGGGATTCATAAGATACACGAGGCCTATATCCAATGCGTAATTTTTGGCCTCGGTTATCTTCGGAAGCAGAAAATAAGGAAACGGAACTACTAGAGGAGGCCGGGCCGTACTCGAGTCGTCCCGCTGGCGAAGATGAATACGCAACGAGCACGACCCCGAGTCTAACCTAGGCACCGCCTCACCGTCCCAATAAATTCTCCAGGTTCCTCACTCTAGCCCAACACGCAAAGAAGCTCCTTTCTCTCGTTAGCTCTTCTGCCGCCTCGTCCATTTGCTAGGGTTTCGTTTCGCCTCCCAATCCTCCGATCGATGGCGGCCGAGGAAGGCAAGAAGAAGATGATCACGCTCAAGAGCTCAGACGGTGAGGTATTTCAGGTCGAGGAGGCGGTCGCCATGGAGTCGCAGACCATCCGCCACATGATCGAGGACGACTGCGCCGACAACGGGATCCCGCTCCCCAACGTCGACTCGAAGATCCTCTCCAAGGTCATCTGAGTACTACAAGAAGCACGTCCAGGCCAGCCCCAAACTGGCCGACTCCACCGACGCCAGCTCCTCCACCTCTACTGCAGCCGCCGCCCCAGCCGAGGACCTCAAGAGCTTTGACGCCGAGTTCGTCAACGTCGACCAGGCCACCCTCTTTGACCTCATCCTGGCTGCAAACTACCTCAACATCAAGGGATTGCTCGACCTTACTTGCCAGACAGTTGCAGTTGCAGACATGATCAAGGGAAAGACTCCGGAGGAGATCCGCAAGACTTTTAACATCAAGAACAACTTCACACCCGAGGAGGATGCGGAGATCCGCAGGGAGAACCAGTGGGCTTTTGAGTAGAAAGGAGTAGCACCTAGCTAGGCACTGTCGAAGATATATTAATGCtaagtatttttttttcttttagacATCGTATTATGCAAGAATAAACCTATCGTGGTCAGTGATCATTACTTGTGAAACTGAATTGTTATTTGTAGAGTGGATGTTTGGCTTGGTAACATCATCCTTAGCTGATTTTTGCCGTGTGGTTTGAGTAATTTTTTTGGATATTTTTGATTTTATATCTACAGATTTGCTAAAGATCAGTCGACATGATTTTCATGTGGCCGTTGGATCGTTGTCATGAATCTCTGCTCCGTCGCACAGAGCGGCACATGTTTTAGTTATTATTATTTTCAGGTTACAGTTCTCCACTTTTCACCCACCCTCGTCTTGACGCCGACAAGGTCCCCAAGATCCTGCGTCACTTCGACGTTTTTGCTAAAGCCCAGCGAGAGGAGGAGGCGGTTGCTGCGCAGCCGAGAGATAGGTATGGCAACCTTCTACCCCTGACGTCCATGATCAGCGGGAACATTGTCCATGGATGTCTTCTGTTACTCAAAGTGTACATGATATATCCTTCTTTAAAGCAAACTACCATTCCTGGGATATTTTCTTAGCTCAAGAGTTCGTTGATTAAAAAAGAAGAATATGCAGATGGCTGATGGAAGATAGTACATATTCTTGGTCAGAGTTATCTGTGCTCCTTTGACTTAAGTTCCAGGCCTGTCTACGGGATAAAATCATGGAGAATAAAAGTAGTGTGGAGCATCATCAGCGAACTTGACTAGCTTAGCAGTTGCTCTAAGCTCAATTTAGAGCGCCAATTGACATGAATATATCCTTATACTTTTGAAGATGTATTACTTCATTTATTTATTAAAATAACATTTTTCTAAGGATTACTGCAATTAGCAGTTACAATTTGTCTCACACATTAGCAAATGCTAATAGCAATTTCCATTTGTATCACGTTGTAGCAACCGCTATTTGCGTTTAggttctactacctccgtcccacaatatataaGCCCTTTTTGCAAGCTAATAGCTtgtaaaaacgtcttatattatgggacacagggagtatctCACAAAGATGTAATTACCTCTTGTATATAAACAGGGGCATGCTACGGCGGAACTTACCAAAAGATACGCCGCCTCAACGGCCGTTAGATCCAGCATCCAACACTGTCCCTATCATTGCAACAAGAATTGTGTTGCACAATGTTTTGCAGTAAAACTTAAGTTGCAGAAACCTTTTGCAATGTAGGTGATGTTGCAGTTTTTCTCTCACTATTTTTGCAACATGGCTGTTGTTGTGGAAAAAATTGCAACACTAATAATGTTGCAGAAAATATTTGCAATTTTTTTCGTCTTCATTTTTTTTGCAACATGGGTGTTGCTGCGGAAGGCAATTCGCAGCACACGTGATGTTGTAAAAAATTttacaaaaaagaaacaaaaaagacacaGGTCATAGATAGGAGGCGACGGATCGCTCGCGAAAGTCCGCCTGCTGAATATCAGTTCAATCACTCAGGTTTACTGTTCACACGTTCTCTTTGCCGAGGGCAACAACACATGAAAGAATAGTGAGAGACTTTCCGGGAAACAATCCAATGCAAGAACTATGTTTGGTGGACAGCTGTACCACTAACTCAATACTATGGGAAACAAAATATTTCCAAATTCTAACTAAGAGGAAAGGTACTATTATGACCATCCTCGGTCGCGATGCATCAAATAATGGTTCAGGATGAGCCACACTCATTCTACTATGGGTACTATCATTGTAATTGAGGATGCACTCTACACGCACCCTTCAAATTTGAGAGAACAAACAACAATGGGTCTGAGAAGCAAATTCTGAGAAATTTCCCTCACTTTCATGTGGATTGTGTTACGGCTATATAAGACCCGTACCCCATGTTGCGTACAAAACAATTTTTGAAGAACTTGATGAATTCAAGACTTGGCGTGATCGCCTTTCTCATCCTGGCATAGGGATGCTGAGAAAAAATATTGACAATTCCATTCGTCACAAGCTTTCCAACTTAAAGATTTACAAAATCATCAGATTTTTGTGTGCAACTACAAAATTAATTTTATAAACATCTTATATTAAAGTAAAAAGAGTCACTTCTTTTAACACATTCAAGGAGATATATGTTGTTCAATTCAACCACTATTTGGACCTTTTAGGTATTTTATGCTACTCATAGATGCATCTACTAGATGGTTACATAACTGTGTATATGCACGCGAAATCATGCCCTTCCCAAGTTAATTTCTCAAATTATCAAATAAAGATGAAATCATCCTAAAATAGGATCACGAAAGTGGATTAGGCCCCTGAATTTGCATCACACACATTCAATGACCATTGCATGGCTAAGGGAGTAGCTCGTCTGCGTTGTGCCCATTGCGCATTAGAGGAAATGATAAGTTTAGGGTTAGGGAGTTGAGTCTCGTGGTTTTTCCAACCATAATAGGAACCTTCATTACGTTGGGCTGCGCCAAATAATTCAAATTGAGCCGAATGTATTTTTTACCGAAAAAGACATATTCAGGGTATTGACCCAATCCCGTGGAGGGAGGGGGGGGGGCATTAACAAAGTGGAATTCACATTATCACAATTGTGAGTGTGTTACACCCTAAAATCCTCCGATGCCCCGACAAATCCTTCATTGACCAGACAGCACCCAGTGATATTGTGACAATTACAAATTACAAAGCAAAGGGGAAAAACCAAGGACAGCATCAAAGAACAGAAAGCACGATTTCACAATTGCTCAGTACTGATATCCATAAATGGCCAATAAAGCATTTGTTTCACATTTAGCGCAAATACTATATATTTGATACTAGTATGATAACGGACCAGATCTTTTTACAAAGTATATATTTCACAATCCTTCATTATCACGATCAAGTAACACATCTAAAAACCAGAAGCGAATCAACTAGCTATCTTGCGACAAAGGGCACGATGATCTCCCATCCAGGGTTTTAGGCGCGTTCACCACGGATACGGCGGGCGAGctggatgtccttgggcatgatgGTGACACGCTTGGCGTGGATGGCGCAGAGGTTGGTGTCCTCGAAGAGCCCGACGAGGTACGCCTCGGCGGCCTCCTGAAGAGCCAGCACGGCATGGCTCTGGAAGCGAAGGTCCGTCTTGAAGTCCTGCGCGATCTCCCGCACCAGGCGCTGGAACGGCAGCTTGCGGATGAGCAGATCCGTGCTCTTCTGGTACTTGCGGATCTCCCGCAGTGCCACCGTGCCGGGCCTGAAGCGGTGGGGCTTCTTCACTCCCCCAGTGGTCGGGGCCGACTTCCTCGCCGCCTGAAAAGGAAACGGCAAGACACATTGATCATCAGCGAAACAGCAACAGATCGGAAGAGCGAAACAGCAACTGATCGGAaccggagaagaaggagagaaGGGAGGCGGCGAGACGCACGATGGTGGTGGCGAGCTGCTTGCGGGGTGCCTTGCCGCCGGTGGACTTGCGAGCGGTCTGCTTCGTACGCGCCATCTCTCCTTGGTAGGTTCTTCCTCGACTTGCGCTGCGGGATTTGCTGGGAACTCAAACGGCTGGGAcgtggggtggggtggggaggCGTGGGGCGGCAACCTATATAGGTGCGGGGGCGCAGGGGAAACGTGACCGACCCGGTTTCCTGCGACCGTTCGGGGAAAAGTAGGGTTTCGGGATTGCCCTCAGTGATCCACGTGCTCCGCGCCGATTGGTGTGGGAGCAACAATGTACGGATCGATGACCTGGTGGTTTGATCGGGCACTTGTCTACGGAAATACTACTATATCTAGCTGACGTCACAGCGACGTTTTTGCAGCGAACTACTTTATAATCGTCGGATCACGCAGCACGGATCTTGGAGCAAGATCGTTCACCGTGGACGCTGTGGTTTTGGGCGCTTTGTGATGGACTTCTGGAGCGCGAAAGCGAGATCCCCCCGCAGGCCTTCGGTCCTTTTGTCTTGGGGCTAGGGGTGACTTTCAAGTGTTGTGGTGTCCTTCATGTCATCAAGTGGAAACGGGTAGGCGCTCGTTCTCATCCCTGCTCTGTCACTTCTAAATCATGCAATATTCCAATTCCCTAGCACTACATTTGCCACAATTCATCTTTGATGTGCCCATGTATCTTTCTAACTGCTCATTGCAGCGCTACCTTGTACAGCTCTGAATTCAACTTTGTTGTGCCCATGTTACTTCTGAATCATGCAATTTGCCATTCAAAACAAATGCATGAATGTCTGAAATCAACTTTGTTGTGCCCACGCATAATTTGCTAGCAAGTTTTGGTCAGCTCGTTGTGCTCAGATAgcttcttttttgcttttttaatGGCAAACTATGCATTTGTTTCGTGGAAAATTTACAAATAGAATTGCCATGTCACTGTACTATGTTATGTGAATTTTCTATCAATTTGTagaacaaaaaaaatctaaattttccatgaaatGGTTTTTGTACATTTTCACCATGAATTAGAGATCGTTTCCTTTTTATAGGATGGCAAATTCAAGATCTTTTGCCATGAACTAGGTATTGTAAGTAGAATGAATTTTTTATTAgttaaactatgacaattttactaaCCATACCAGGGTAGTTTCATGGTACATAGCATGACACTTTTATTATTATTTAGACCATGGCAATTTCAATTATTAGAGCATGGCAAATTTTATTAATTAGACCATGGTAGTATATTTGTAGGTAACATGACA is drawn from Triticum dicoccoides isolate Atlit2015 ecotype Zavitan chromosome 6B, WEW_v2.0, whole genome shotgun sequence and contains these coding sequences:
- the LOC119324491 gene encoding histone H3.3-like, giving the protein MARTKQTARKSTGGKAPRKQLATTIAARKSAPTTGGVKKPHRFRPGTVALREIRKYQKSTDLLIRKLPFQRLVREIAQDFKTDLRFQSHAVLALQEAAEAYLVGLFEDTNLCAIHAKRVTIMPKDIQLARRIRGERA